One genomic region from Macaca mulatta isolate MMU2019108-1 chromosome 20, T2T-MMU8v2.0, whole genome shotgun sequence encodes:
- the KIF22 gene encoding kinesin-like protein KIF22 isoform X1 yields the protein MAAAVAAAAATSGAGRCRLSKIGASRRPPPARVRVAVRLRPFVDGTAGASDPPCVRGMDSCSLEIANWRNHQETLKYQFDAFYGERSTQQDIYAGSVQPILRHLLEGQNASVLAYGPTGAGKTHTMLGSPEQPGVIPRALMDLLQLTREEGAEGRPWALSVTMSYLEIYQEKVLDLLDATSGDLVIREDCRGNILIPGLTQKPITSFADFERHFLPASRNRTVGATRLNQRSSRSHAVLLVKVDQRERLAPFRQREGKLYLIDLAGSEDNRRTGNKGLRLKESGAINASLFVLGKVVDALNQGLPRVPYRDSKLTRLLQDSLGGSAHSILIANIAPERHFYLDTVSALNFAARTKEVINRPFTNESLQPHVLGPVKLSQKELLGPPEAKKARGPEEEEIGSAEPMAASASASQKLSPLQKLSSMDPAMLERLLSLDRLLASQGSQGAPLLSTPKRERMVLMKTVEEKDLEIERLKMKQKELEAKVLAQKAEDSKEKENHCPTILRPLLHRTVTVAKPLKKAVVMPLQLIQEQAASPNAEIHILKNKGRKRKVESLDAPEPEEKAEDCWELQISPELLAHGRQKILDLLNEGSARDLRSLQRIGPKKAQLIVGWRELHGPFSQVEDLERVEGITGKQMESFLKANILGLAAGQRCGPS from the exons CTGTGCGACTGCGGCCATTTGTGGATGGAACAGCTGGAGCAAGCGATCCCCCCTGTGTGCGGGGCATGGACAGCTGCTCTCTAGAGATTGCTAACTGGAGGAACCACCAGGAGACTCTCAAATACCA GTTTGATGCCTTCTATGGGGAGAGGAGTACTCAGCAGGACATCTATGCAGGTTCAGTGCAGCCCATCCTAAGGCACTTGCTGGAAGGGCAGAATGCTAGCGTGCTTGCCTATGGACCCACAGGAGCTG GGAAGACGCACACAATGCTGGGCAGTCCAGAGCAACCTGGGGTGATCCCGCGGGCTCTCATGGACCTCCTGCAGCTCACAAGGGAGGAGGGCGCCGAGGGCCGGCCATGGGCCCTTTCTGTCACTATGTCCTACCTAGAGATCTACCAGGAGAAG GTATTAGACCTACTGGACGCTACATCAGGAGACCTGGTGATCCGAGAAGACTGCCGGGGGAACATCCTGATTCCGGGTCTCACCCAGAAGCCCATCACTAGCTTTGCTGATTTTGAGCGGCACTTCCTGCCAGCCAGTCGAAATCGGACTGTAGGAGCCACCCGGCTCAACCAGCGCTCCTCCCGCAGTCATGCTGTGCTCCTGGTCAAG GTGGACCAGCGGGAACGTTTGGCCCCATTTCGCCAGCGAGAGGGAAAACTCTACCTGATTGACTTGGCTGGGTCAGAGGACAACCGGCGCACAGGCAACAAGGGACTTCGGCTAAAAGAGAGTGGTGCCATCAACGCCTCCCTGTTTGTCCTGGGCAAGGTGGTAGATGCGCTGAATCAGGGCCTCCCTCGTGTACCTTACCGGGACAGCAAGCTCACTCGCCTATTGCAG GACTCTCTGGGTGGCTCAGCCCACAGCATCCTTATTGCCAACATTGCCCCTGAGAGACATTTCTACCTAGACACAGTCTCTGCACTCAACTTTGCTGCCAGAACGAAGGAGGTGATCAACCGGCCTTTTACCAATGAGAGCCTGCAGCCTCATG TCTTGGGACCTGTTAAGCTGTCTCAGAAAGAATTGCTTGGTCCACCAGAGGCAAAGAAAGCTCGAGGCCCTGAGGAAGAGGAGATTGGGAGTGCTGAGCCCATGGCagcttcagcctctgcctcccagaaacTCAG CCCCCTGCAGAAGCTAAGCAGCATGGACCCGGCCATGCTGGAGCGCCTCCTGAGCTTGGACCGTCTGCTGGCCTCCCAGGGGAGCCAGGGAGCCCCTCTGTTGAGTACCCCAAAGCGAGAGCGGATGGTGCTCATGAAGACCGTGGAAGAGAAAGACCTGGAGATTGAG AGGCTTAAGATGAAACAAAAAGAACTGGAGGCCAAGGTGTTGGCCCAGAAGGCTGAAGactcaaaggaaaaggaaaaccatTGTCCCACGATACTCCGGCCCCTTTTGCATCGCACAGTCACAGTGGCAAAGCCCCTGAAAAAGGCTGTGGTGATGCCCCTACAGCTAA TTCAGGAGCAGGCAGCATCCCCAAATGCCGAGATCCATATCCTGAAGAATAAAGGCCGGAAGAGAAAG GTGGAGTCCCTGGATGCCCCAGAGCCTGAGGAGAAGGCTGAGGACTGCTGGGAGCTACAGATCAGCCCGGAGCTACTGGCTCATGGGCGCCAAAAAATATTGGATCTGCTGAACGAAGGCTCAGCACGGGATCTCCGCAGTCTTCAGCGTATTGGCCCGAAGAAGGCTCAGCTAATCGTGGGATGGCGGGAGCTTCACGGCCCCTTCAGCCAG GTGGAGGACCTGGAACGCGTGGAGGGCATAACGGGGAAACAGATGGAGTCCTTCCTCAAG GCAAACATCCTGGGTCTCGCCGCCGGCCAGCGCTGTGGCCCCTCCTGA
- the KIF22 gene encoding kinesin-like protein KIF22 isoform X2: MDSCSLEIANWRNHQETLKYQFDAFYGERSTQQDIYAGSVQPILRHLLEGQNASVLAYGPTGAGKTHTMLGSPEQPGVIPRALMDLLQLTREEGAEGRPWALSVTMSYLEIYQEKVLDLLDATSGDLVIREDCRGNILIPGLTQKPITSFADFERHFLPASRNRTVGATRLNQRSSRSHAVLLVKVDQRERLAPFRQREGKLYLIDLAGSEDNRRTGNKGLRLKESGAINASLFVLGKVVDALNQGLPRVPYRDSKLTRLLQDSLGGSAHSILIANIAPERHFYLDTVSALNFAARTKEVINRPFTNESLQPHVLGPVKLSQKELLGPPEAKKARGPEEEEIGSAEPMAASASASQKLSPLQKLSSMDPAMLERLLSLDRLLASQGSQGAPLLSTPKRERMVLMKTVEEKDLEIERLKMKQKELEAKVLAQKAEDSKEKENHCPTILRPLLHRTVTVAKPLKKAVVMPLQLIQEQAASPNAEIHILKNKGRKRKVESLDAPEPEEKAEDCWELQISPELLAHGRQKILDLLNEGSARDLRSLQRIGPKKAQLIVGWRELHGPFSQVEDLERVEGITGKQMESFLKANILGLAAGQRCGPS, encoded by the exons ATGGACAGCTGCTCTCTAGAGATTGCTAACTGGAGGAACCACCAGGAGACTCTCAAATACCA GTTTGATGCCTTCTATGGGGAGAGGAGTACTCAGCAGGACATCTATGCAGGTTCAGTGCAGCCCATCCTAAGGCACTTGCTGGAAGGGCAGAATGCTAGCGTGCTTGCCTATGGACCCACAGGAGCTG GGAAGACGCACACAATGCTGGGCAGTCCAGAGCAACCTGGGGTGATCCCGCGGGCTCTCATGGACCTCCTGCAGCTCACAAGGGAGGAGGGCGCCGAGGGCCGGCCATGGGCCCTTTCTGTCACTATGTCCTACCTAGAGATCTACCAGGAGAAG GTATTAGACCTACTGGACGCTACATCAGGAGACCTGGTGATCCGAGAAGACTGCCGGGGGAACATCCTGATTCCGGGTCTCACCCAGAAGCCCATCACTAGCTTTGCTGATTTTGAGCGGCACTTCCTGCCAGCCAGTCGAAATCGGACTGTAGGAGCCACCCGGCTCAACCAGCGCTCCTCCCGCAGTCATGCTGTGCTCCTGGTCAAG GTGGACCAGCGGGAACGTTTGGCCCCATTTCGCCAGCGAGAGGGAAAACTCTACCTGATTGACTTGGCTGGGTCAGAGGACAACCGGCGCACAGGCAACAAGGGACTTCGGCTAAAAGAGAGTGGTGCCATCAACGCCTCCCTGTTTGTCCTGGGCAAGGTGGTAGATGCGCTGAATCAGGGCCTCCCTCGTGTACCTTACCGGGACAGCAAGCTCACTCGCCTATTGCAG GACTCTCTGGGTGGCTCAGCCCACAGCATCCTTATTGCCAACATTGCCCCTGAGAGACATTTCTACCTAGACACAGTCTCTGCACTCAACTTTGCTGCCAGAACGAAGGAGGTGATCAACCGGCCTTTTACCAATGAGAGCCTGCAGCCTCATG TCTTGGGACCTGTTAAGCTGTCTCAGAAAGAATTGCTTGGTCCACCAGAGGCAAAGAAAGCTCGAGGCCCTGAGGAAGAGGAGATTGGGAGTGCTGAGCCCATGGCagcttcagcctctgcctcccagaaacTCAG CCCCCTGCAGAAGCTAAGCAGCATGGACCCGGCCATGCTGGAGCGCCTCCTGAGCTTGGACCGTCTGCTGGCCTCCCAGGGGAGCCAGGGAGCCCCTCTGTTGAGTACCCCAAAGCGAGAGCGGATGGTGCTCATGAAGACCGTGGAAGAGAAAGACCTGGAGATTGAG AGGCTTAAGATGAAACAAAAAGAACTGGAGGCCAAGGTGTTGGCCCAGAAGGCTGAAGactcaaaggaaaaggaaaaccatTGTCCCACGATACTCCGGCCCCTTTTGCATCGCACAGTCACAGTGGCAAAGCCCCTGAAAAAGGCTGTGGTGATGCCCCTACAGCTAA TTCAGGAGCAGGCAGCATCCCCAAATGCCGAGATCCATATCCTGAAGAATAAAGGCCGGAAGAGAAAG GTGGAGTCCCTGGATGCCCCAGAGCCTGAGGAGAAGGCTGAGGACTGCTGGGAGCTACAGATCAGCCCGGAGCTACTGGCTCATGGGCGCCAAAAAATATTGGATCTGCTGAACGAAGGCTCAGCACGGGATCTCCGCAGTCTTCAGCGTATTGGCCCGAAGAAGGCTCAGCTAATCGTGGGATGGCGGGAGCTTCACGGCCCCTTCAGCCAG GTGGAGGACCTGGAACGCGTGGAGGGCATAACGGGGAAACAGATGGAGTCCTTCCTCAAG GCAAACATCCTGGGTCTCGCCGCCGGCCAGCGCTGTGGCCCCTCCTGA